The following proteins are co-located in the Terriglobales bacterium genome:
- a CDS encoding OmpH family outer membrane protein, protein MADVESPRPERSGKKTLLLIAALLYVFASFYVMFDLRSSLEAQQNALTKATEEQQKLAQSLESAESSLRASDEALGEKVGLAQQELQARAAELQKQQRAQVARLMKQQKEQMEEVTGQVEDVKTDVASAKSDLEATRQRLDSTIGDLGLQSGLIARTREELDILKRRGQKNYHEFALLKGKAPMRVADISLALKKSDPKKSKFTLNVIADDRTIEKKDRNLFEPLQFYTGKDRSLYELVIFTMDKNKVTGYLATPKEVASAKLEAQQ, encoded by the coding sequence ATGGCAGACGTCGAATCACCAAGGCCGGAAAGAAGCGGGAAGAAGACGCTGCTGCTGATAGCAGCGCTGTTGTACGTATTTGCGTCCTTTTACGTCATGTTTGACTTGCGCAGCAGCCTGGAAGCGCAGCAGAACGCGCTGACCAAGGCCACGGAAGAGCAGCAGAAGCTGGCGCAGAGCCTGGAGTCCGCAGAGTCGAGCCTGAGAGCTTCGGACGAGGCGCTGGGCGAGAAGGTGGGTCTGGCGCAGCAGGAGCTGCAAGCGCGCGCTGCGGAGCTGCAGAAGCAGCAGCGGGCGCAGGTGGCGCGGCTGATGAAGCAGCAGAAAGAGCAGATGGAAGAGGTCACGGGCCAGGTCGAGGACGTAAAGACAGATGTGGCCAGCGCCAAGAGCGACCTGGAGGCGACGAGGCAACGCTTGGATTCAACCATCGGTGACCTAGGCCTGCAGAGCGGCCTGATTGCCCGCACGCGCGAGGAACTGGATATCCTGAAACGCCGTGGCCAAAAGAACTACCACGAGTTCGCTCTGCTTAAGGGCAAGGCTCCCATGCGCGTGGCCGATATCAGCCTGGCGCTGAAGAAGTCCGATCCCAAGAAGAGCAAGTTCACGCTCAACGTGATCGCCGACGACCGCACCATCGAAAAGAAAGACCGCAACCTGTTCGAGCCCCTGCAGTTCTATACCGGCAAAGACCGCAGCCTGTATGAGCTGGTGATCTTTACCATGGATAAGAACAAGGTGACGGGATACTTGGCGACGCCCAAGGAAGTCGCGTCCGCCAAGCTGGAAGCGCAGCAGTAG
- a CDS encoding NAD(P)-dependent oxidoreductase — MLTRRERYDIEGAKPSKQSAEQRVHNFDEVSQSYTLEQAMEQAQRCLMCEHAPCTRGCPLHNDIPTAMFLLSQGDIVGAGRVFLENSNFPDVCGRICPQEKQCEGSCVLAAREKPVHIGKLEAFVVDYVRRNHGYLPRPKLPATGMRVAVVGAGPAGLAVAEELAVRGHAITVYDAWPHPGGLLLYGIPGFKLNKDIVFAKIRFLEEMGIRFICNYQVGRDHPVEDLLKQADLVFLGYGAVKGGQMKIPGEDTLHNVYQATEYLVRGNLPRELLPAWMLEGGKDYRPHVGKITIVIGGGDTAMDCVRTARRLNPESDVYCVYRRTEAEMPGRGEERVNAREEGVQFEWLTAPVKLLGDESGNVCAAECIRMRLGAPDAKGRRSPVPIEGSNFVMPCDTVVMAIGYSPETEIPETTENLKTTKWGTVVVESEETGRTTREDVYAAGDNVRGADLVVTAVAAARNAALDMHRKLMAMRARRINQKL, encoded by the coding sequence ATGCTAACCCGCCGTGAGCGTTACGACATCGAGGGCGCCAAGCCCTCGAAGCAGTCTGCGGAGCAACGCGTCCACAATTTCGACGAAGTCTCCCAGAGCTACACGCTGGAACAGGCCATGGAGCAGGCGCAGCGCTGCCTCATGTGTGAACACGCCCCCTGCACTCGCGGCTGCCCTTTGCATAACGACATTCCCACCGCCATGTTTCTCCTCAGCCAGGGTGACATCGTGGGCGCGGGGCGGGTGTTCCTGGAAAACTCGAACTTCCCCGATGTCTGCGGACGCATCTGCCCGCAGGAGAAGCAGTGTGAGGGATCCTGCGTCCTGGCAGCGCGCGAGAAACCGGTGCACATCGGCAAGCTGGAAGCGTTCGTAGTCGATTATGTCCGCCGCAACCACGGCTACCTGCCGCGTCCCAAGTTGCCGGCCACGGGCATGCGGGTGGCGGTGGTGGGCGCCGGGCCGGCCGGACTGGCTGTGGCCGAAGAACTGGCGGTGCGCGGCCACGCCATCACAGTCTACGACGCCTGGCCGCATCCCGGTGGCCTCCTGCTCTACGGCATCCCCGGCTTCAAGCTCAACAAGGACATCGTCTTCGCCAAGATCCGTTTTCTCGAGGAGATGGGCATCCGCTTCATCTGCAACTATCAGGTCGGCCGCGACCATCCCGTCGAGGACCTGCTCAAGCAGGCCGACCTGGTGTTTCTGGGCTACGGCGCCGTCAAGGGCGGCCAGATGAAGATTCCCGGCGAAGACACCCTGCACAACGTCTATCAGGCGACCGAGTATCTGGTGCGCGGCAACCTGCCCCGTGAACTGCTTCCCGCCTGGATGCTGGAAGGCGGCAAGGATTACAGGCCACACGTGGGCAAGATCACCATCGTCATCGGCGGCGGCGATACGGCCATGGACTGCGTGCGCACCGCGCGCCGGCTCAACCCGGAGTCCGATGTCTACTGTGTCTATCGGCGAACGGAAGCCGAAATGCCCGGCCGCGGGGAAGAGCGCGTCAATGCCCGCGAAGAAGGCGTGCAGTTCGAATGGCTCACGGCGCCGGTGAAGCTGCTCGGCGACGAAAGCGGCAACGTGTGCGCCGCCGAGTGTATCCGCATGCGCCTGGGCGCTCCCGATGCCAAGGGAAGGCGCTCGCCGGTGCCCATCGAGGGCTCCAACTTCGTCATGCCGTGCGACACCGTGGTGATGGCGATCGGATACAGCCCGGAAACCGAGATCCCGGAGACCACCGAGAACCTTAAGACCACGAAGTGGGGCACGGTGGTGGTGGAAAGCGAAGAAACCGGCCGCACCACGCGCGAAGATGTGTACGCCGCCGGCGACAACGTCCGCGGCGCCGACCTGGTGGTGACCGCCGTAGCCGCCGCCCGCAACGCCGCCCTCGACATGCATCGCAAGCTCATGGCCATGCGCGCAAGGCGCATCAACCAGAAGCTCTGA